The sequence CCGTGTCCTTGGCGATTTTGTCGATGGGCTGACCGGTGTGATGCGCCAGGATCTCGTTCAACCGCTCGCGCACAATGAGGATCTCCTTGGCTTGAATCTCGATGTCCGACGCTTGTCCCTGAGCGCCGCCCGCAGGCTGATGGATCATCACCCGCGCATGCGGCAACGCCGAGCGCTTGCCCTTGGCACCTGCCGCCAACAGCAGCGCGCCCATGCTCGACGCCTGGCCCATGCAGATGGTGGCCACATCAGGCTTGATGTACTGCATGGTGTCGTAAATCGCCAGGCCGGCGGTGACATAGCCGCCCGGACTGTTGATGTACATGAACACATCCTTCTCCGGATCTTCTGCCTCCAGAAACAGCAGCTGGGCGATCGCCAGGCTGGCTACGGCATCGTCGATGCCGGCGCCGATGAATACGATACGCTCTTTCAGCAGACGGGAGAAGATGTCATATGCGCGCTCACCCCTGCCGGTCTGTTCTATAACAATTGGCACCAATCCCATGTACTACTCCTTTGTCTCGCTAGGCTCATTTTCCAGTTCCGCATGTTGCTGCTGATATCGGCTCCAGGGCTGCCGCAACTCGTTGATTTTGGCCGACCGGGCCAACAGATCATACACCTTTTCCTCTTCCATCGCGTCTTTCAGCCGGTTCAGGGCCGCTTCATCCTTGCGCAGTTCCTGCACGCGGGCTTCCCCCTGCCTGCCGCTGGCGCTGATCTGAACGAACCGAGCCTCCAGTTCCTCCTCACTGATAGTGATGGCCTGGTCTTTTATCAGCTGCTCGCGCAGCAGAATCCAGGCGATGTTGCGATGTGCCATGGGCATCACGGCGTTGCGCAGTTCATCCTCTTTCACCGGGCCCTGACTGCGTTTGCGCGCATCCGCCATCACCGCCTGCAAATATTTTTCCACCATCGAAGGAGGCGGCTGCACCGGATTGCGTTTGATCAACTCATCCTCCAGGCTGCGGTGGAAATGCACAG is a genomic window of bacterium containing:
- the clpP gene encoding ATP-dependent Clp endopeptidase proteolytic subunit ClpP, whose amino-acid sequence is MGLVPIVIEQTGRGERAYDIFSRLLKERIVFIGAGIDDAVASLAIAQLLFLEAEDPEKDVFMYINSPGGYVTAGLAIYDTMQYIKPDVATICMGQASSMGALLLAAGAKGKRSALPHARVMIHQPAGGAQGQASDIEIQAKEILIVRERLNEILAHHTGQPIDKIAKDTDRNFFMSPEEAKAYGLIDEIMVRKGVATKEKKK